One Streptomyces sp. L2 genomic window carries:
- a CDS encoding CTP synthase has product MPPHVFRNSTATTTKHIFVTGGVASSLGKGLTASSLGMLLKARGLRVVMQKLDPYLNVDPGTMNPFQHGEVFVTNDGAETDLDIGHYERFLDRDLDGSANVTTGQVYSTVIAKERRGEYLGDTVQVIPHITNEIKHRIRRMATDEVDVVITEVGGTVGDIESLPFLETVRQVRHEVGRDNVFVVHISLLPYIGPSGELKTKPTQHSVAALRNIGIQPDAIVLRCDREVPTAIKRKISLMCDVDEAAVVACPDARSIYDIPKVVHTEGLDAYVVRKLDLPFRDVDWTTWDDLLDRVHNPDHEITLALVGKYIDLPDAYLSVTEALRAGGFANKARVKIKWVTSDDCKTPAGAKAQLGDVDGICIPGGFGDRGVLGKVGAIRYARENKIPLLGLCLGLQCIVIEAARNLAGITDANSTEFDPSTAHPVISTMAEQLDIVAGEGDMGGTMRLGMYPAKLAEGSIVREVYDGKEYIEERHRHRYEVNNAYRAELEKKAGILFSGTSPDGKLVEYVEYPRDVHPYLVATQAHPELRSRPTRPHPLFAGLVKAAVERKNSN; this is encoded by the coding sequence ATGCCGCCGCATGTTTTCCGCAACAGCACCGCCACGACGACCAAGCACATCTTCGTCACCGGGGGTGTCGCCTCCTCACTCGGCAAGGGTCTCACCGCCTCCAGCCTGGGCATGCTGCTCAAGGCCCGCGGCCTGCGCGTCGTGATGCAGAAGCTGGATCCGTACCTGAACGTCGATCCGGGCACGATGAACCCCTTCCAGCACGGTGAGGTCTTCGTCACCAACGACGGCGCCGAGACCGACCTGGACATCGGACACTACGAGCGCTTCCTTGACCGCGACTTGGACGGCTCCGCAAACGTCACTACAGGCCAGGTGTACTCGACCGTCATCGCCAAGGAGCGGCGCGGCGAGTACCTGGGCGACACCGTGCAGGTCATCCCGCACATCACCAACGAGATCAAGCACCGCATCCGGCGCATGGCGACCGACGAGGTGGACGTCGTCATCACCGAGGTCGGCGGCACCGTCGGCGACATCGAGTCGCTGCCGTTCCTGGAGACCGTCCGCCAGGTCCGGCACGAGGTCGGCCGCGACAACGTCTTCGTGGTGCACATCTCGCTCCTGCCCTACATCGGCCCCTCGGGCGAGCTGAAGACCAAGCCGACCCAGCACTCCGTGGCGGCGCTGCGCAACATCGGTATCCAGCCGGACGCGATCGTCCTGCGCTGCGACCGCGAGGTGCCGACCGCGATCAAGCGCAAGATCTCCCTGATGTGCGACGTGGACGAGGCCGCCGTCGTCGCCTGCCCGGACGCCCGCTCGATCTACGACATCCCGAAGGTCGTCCACACCGAGGGCCTGGACGCCTACGTCGTCCGCAAGCTCGACCTGCCCTTCCGGGACGTCGACTGGACGACCTGGGACGACCTGCTCGACCGCGTCCACAACCCCGACCACGAGATCACCCTGGCCCTGGTCGGCAAGTACATCGACCTGCCCGACGCCTACCTGTCGGTCACCGAGGCGCTGCGCGCGGGCGGCTTCGCCAACAAGGCCCGCGTCAAGATCAAGTGGGTCACTTCGGACGACTGCAAGACCCCGGCCGGCGCCAAGGCCCAGCTCGGCGACGTCGACGGCATCTGCATCCCCGGCGGCTTCGGCGACCGCGGCGTGCTCGGCAAGGTCGGCGCCATCCGCTACGCCCGCGAGAACAAGATCCCGCTGCTCGGCCTCTGCCTCGGCCTGCAGTGCATCGTGATCGAGGCCGCGCGCAACCTGGCCGGCATCACGGACGCCAACTCCACCGAGTTCGACCCGTCCACCGCCCACCCGGTCATCTCCACCATGGCCGAGCAGCTCGACATCGTCGCCGGCGAGGGCGACATGGGCGGCACCATGCGGCTCGGCATGTACCCGGCGAAGCTGGCCGAGGGCTCGATCGTCCGCGAGGTGTACGACGGCAAGGAGTACATCGAGGAGCGGCACCGCCACCGCTACGAGGTGAACAACGCCTACCGCGCGGAGCTGGAGAAGAAGGCCGGCATCCTCTTCTCGGGCACCTCCCCGGACGGCAAGCTCGTCGAGTACGTGGAGTACCCGCGCGACGTGCACCCCTACCTGGTGGCCACCCAGGCCCACCCGGAGCTGCGCTCGCGCCCGACCCGCCCGCACCCGCTCTTCGCGGGCCTCGTCAAGGCCGCGGTCGAGCGGAAGAACTCCAACTGA
- a CDS encoding FAD-binding oxidoreductase, translated as MASLSKAGAALAALRQDLVGDVFAPGDPGYDEARTVFNAMIDRRPAVIAQCANASDVVRAVRFGRELDLPIAVRGGGHSVAGTALGDNALVVDLRRMNQVTVDPAAEAARVEGGATMSHLDRATQPYGLATTGGRASTTGVGGFVLGGGSGWLDRAFGLAVDNLLGVELVTADAERVHASADENPELFWALHGGGGNFGVATALTLNLHELPRFSIALLLCLPQFGPDAVRTFREVIRGGPDEASGAVLYVTGPPEPFVPEELVGKLLCGVLVTYAGDEEGLRKLAGPLLALPHEAEIVGPMPYADVQCMLDDPPGLRNYWSAEYLTGLPDDLVDLYCSCADSMPVPTGTQHILFPLGGAIAAGPHDYPVPYRDAPWAVHPFGIWEDPADDERAIAWVRDVRAAVRPWRSGAVYLNFIGDEGGERVSEGLGAGNLLRLEKVKRAYDPDNVFRFNHNIRPV; from the coding sequence ATGGCTTCCCTCTCTAAGGCGGGTGCGGCCCTTGCCGCGCTGCGTCAGGATCTGGTCGGCGACGTGTTCGCCCCTGGGGACCCCGGCTACGACGAGGCCCGTACCGTCTTCAACGCGATGATCGACCGCCGCCCGGCGGTGATCGCCCAGTGCGCGAACGCCTCCGACGTCGTCCGCGCCGTCCGCTTCGGCCGGGAGCTGGACCTGCCGATCGCCGTGCGCGGCGGCGGGCACAGCGTGGCCGGCACGGCGCTGGGCGACAACGCGCTCGTGGTGGACCTGCGCCGGATGAACCAGGTGACCGTGGACCCCGCGGCCGAGGCCGCACGGGTCGAGGGCGGCGCCACGATGAGCCACCTGGACCGGGCCACCCAGCCCTACGGCCTCGCCACCACCGGCGGCCGGGCCTCCACCACCGGCGTCGGCGGCTTCGTCCTCGGCGGCGGCTCCGGCTGGCTGGACCGCGCCTTCGGCCTGGCCGTCGACAACCTGCTCGGCGTGGAACTGGTGACCGCCGACGCCGAGCGGGTGCACGCCAGCGCCGACGAGAACCCCGAACTGTTCTGGGCCCTGCACGGCGGCGGGGGCAACTTCGGCGTCGCCACCGCCCTCACCCTGAACCTGCACGAGCTGCCGCGGTTCTCCATCGCCCTGCTGCTCTGCCTGCCCCAGTTCGGCCCGGACGCGGTGCGCACCTTCCGCGAGGTCATCCGCGGCGGCCCGGACGAGGCGAGCGGCGCGGTGCTGTACGTCACCGGTCCGCCGGAGCCGTTCGTCCCCGAGGAGCTGGTCGGCAAGCTGCTGTGCGGGGTGCTGGTCACCTACGCGGGTGACGAGGAGGGCCTGCGGAAGCTGGCCGGGCCGCTGCTGGCGCTGCCGCACGAGGCGGAGATCGTCGGCCCGATGCCGTACGCGGACGTGCAGTGCATGCTGGACGATCCGCCCGGCCTCAGGAACTACTGGTCGGCGGAGTACCTGACCGGGCTGCCGGACGACCTGGTGGACCTGTACTGCTCGTGCGCCGACAGCATGCCCGTGCCGACCGGCACCCAGCACATCCTGTTCCCGCTGGGCGGCGCGATCGCGGCCGGCCCGCACGACTACCCGGTGCCCTACCGGGACGCGCCCTGGGCGGTGCACCCCTTCGGCATCTGGGAGGACCCGGCCGACGACGAGCGGGCCATCGCCTGGGTGCGGGACGTCCGCGCCGCCGTCCGCCCGTGGCGCAGCGGGGCCGTCTACCTCAACTTCATCGGCGACGAGGGCGGCGAGCGGGTGAGCGAGGGCCTGGGCGCCGGGAACCTGCTGCGGCTGGAGAAGGTGAAACGGGCGTACGACCCCGACAACGTGTTCCGCTTCAACCACAACATCCGGCCGGTCTAG
- a CDS encoding glycoside hydrolase family 15 protein, with protein MAGRIEDYALIGDMQTAALVCRDGTVDWLCLPRFDSHAIFAGLLGTEEHGFWRLGPAHAADAPPPTAARRTYRGDSLILESEWDTPRGTVRVTDFMPPRDGAPQLIRIVEGVTGRVPMRSALRMRFSYGRVVPWVHKHEGRTVAVAGPDSVWFDTEAETYGKSLTTYSDFTVAPGDRIAFTISWEPSHKQPPALPEPEQSLEATETFWREWVEHCTYHGPYREAVVRSLITLKALTYAPTGGIVAAPTTSLPEDIGGVRNWDYRYTWLRDAAITLSSLLRTGYREEARAWREWLLRAVAGDPENLQIMYGIAGERELGEAELDWLPGYETSAPVRVGNGAAHQLQLDVYGEVTEALHLAHMTGLARNDYASLLQLKLIRYLEDHWQEPDEGIWEVRGPRRHFVHSKVMAWVAVDRTIKLIESGDADGPLERWKELRDDIHRDVCEKGYDKERNTFTQSYGSQELDASLLLIPQMGFLPPDDKRVIGTIEAIQRELSTSDGFILRYPTEGQDEGVDGLPGDEGAFLACSFWMADDLAMIGRVDEARKLFEKLLALRNDLGLLAEEWDPRLKRQVGNFPQAFSHVPLIDTALRLTASGAYGG; from the coding sequence GTGGCCGGGCGCATCGAAGACTACGCACTCATCGGAGACATGCAGACCGCCGCACTGGTCTGCCGGGACGGCACAGTCGACTGGCTATGCCTGCCCCGCTTCGACTCGCATGCCATCTTCGCCGGGCTGCTGGGCACCGAGGAGCACGGCTTCTGGCGGCTCGGCCCGGCGCACGCGGCCGACGCGCCGCCGCCCACGGCGGCCCGGCGCACCTACCGCGGGGACTCGCTGATCCTGGAGTCGGAGTGGGACACCCCGCGCGGCACGGTCCGCGTGACCGATTTCATGCCCCCGCGTGACGGCGCCCCGCAGCTGATCCGGATCGTGGAGGGCGTCACCGGCCGGGTGCCGATGCGCTCGGCCCTGCGGATGCGGTTCTCCTACGGCCGGGTCGTGCCCTGGGTGCACAAGCACGAGGGGCGCACGGTGGCGGTCGCCGGTCCCGACTCGGTGTGGTTCGACACGGAGGCGGAGACCTACGGCAAGTCGCTGACGACGTACTCCGACTTCACGGTCGCCCCGGGTGACCGGATCGCGTTCACGATCTCGTGGGAGCCCTCGCACAAGCAGCCGCCGGCCCTGCCCGAGCCGGAGCAGTCGCTGGAGGCGACGGAGACCTTCTGGCGCGAGTGGGTGGAGCACTGCACGTACCACGGGCCCTACCGCGAGGCCGTGGTCCGCTCGCTGATCACCCTGAAGGCGCTGACCTACGCCCCGACCGGCGGCATCGTCGCCGCGCCCACCACCTCCCTGCCCGAGGACATCGGCGGGGTGCGCAACTGGGACTACCGGTACACCTGGCTGCGGGACGCGGCGATCACCCTGTCCTCGCTGCTGCGCACCGGCTACCGCGAGGAGGCCCGCGCCTGGCGCGAGTGGCTGCTCCGCGCGGTCGCGGGGGACCCCGAGAACCTGCAGATCATGTACGGCATCGCCGGCGAGCGCGAGCTGGGCGAGGCGGAACTGGACTGGCTGCCGGGCTACGAGACGTCCGCCCCGGTCCGGGTCGGCAACGGCGCCGCGCACCAGCTCCAGCTGGACGTGTACGGCGAGGTCACCGAGGCGCTGCACCTGGCGCACATGACGGGGCTGGCCCGCAACGACTACGCCTCGCTGCTCCAGCTGAAGCTGATCCGCTACCTGGAGGACCACTGGCAGGAGCCGGACGAGGGCATCTGGGAGGTGCGCGGGCCGCGCCGGCACTTCGTGCACTCCAAGGTGATGGCCTGGGTCGCCGTGGACCGCACGATCAAGCTGATCGAGTCGGGTGACGCGGACGGACCGCTGGAGCGGTGGAAGGAACTGCGCGACGACATCCACCGGGACGTGTGCGAGAAGGGCTACGACAAGGAGCGGAACACCTTCACGCAGTCCTACGGCTCCCAGGAGCTGGACGCCTCGCTGCTGCTGATCCCCCAGATGGGCTTCCTGCCGCCGGACGACAAGCGGGTGATCGGCACGATCGAGGCGATCCAGCGCGAGCTGTCCACCTCGGACGGGTTCATCCTGCGCTATCCGACGGAGGGCCAGGACGAGGGCGTCGACGGCCTGCCGGGCGACGAGGGGGCCTTCCTGGCGTGCTCGTTCTGGATGGCCGACGACCTCGCGATGATCGGCCGGGTGGACGAGGCCCGCAAGCTCTTCGAGAAGCTGCTCGCGCTCCGCAATGACCTCGGGCTGCTGGCGGAGGAGTGGGACCCGCGGCTGAAGCGGCAGGTGGGGAACTTCCCGCAGGCGTTCAGCCATGTTCCGCTGATCGACACGGCGCTGCGGCTGACTGCGTCGGGGGCGTACGGGGGCTGA
- a CDS encoding glycosyltransferase family 4 protein, producing the protein MSSNAPHGQAPLRTVQVLGGGNAGSSAHVRSLAEGLVARGVRVTVCAPVEADRAYDFTGAGAEHVHVPRSSDPVSVAALRTACTDADLVHAHGLHASFRAVLALGGRTTPLVVTWHNRAHAEGARAHLLRLLERRVVRTAAVVLGTTSDLVDRARRNGARDARLAAVALPGRRRPAVPDDPDRLPPKVRAELGSTGRPLLIAVGSLDGLRGYDVLLDAARTWRDLDPAPLVVIAGEGPLRPELRRRIAEEELPVRLLGRREDVPELLAAADVALVTSKWESRSVLAQEALYARVPLVATAVGGIPDLVGDAAELVPYGDAKALADTVVRLLADPERRETLRERGARQAAGWPTEDETVAQVLSVYDELTQPRPLA; encoded by the coding sequence GTGAGCAGCAACGCACCGCACGGCCAGGCGCCGCTGCGCACCGTGCAGGTGCTCGGCGGAGGCAACGCCGGCAGCAGCGCGCACGTGCGGTCACTGGCCGAGGGGCTCGTCGCGCGGGGCGTGCGGGTCACGGTGTGCGCCCCCGTGGAGGCCGATCGCGCCTACGACTTCACCGGAGCCGGCGCCGAGCACGTGCACGTGCCGCGCAGCAGCGATCCCGTGTCCGTGGCGGCGCTCCGGACGGCCTGCACGGACGCCGACCTGGTCCACGCGCACGGGCTGCACGCCTCCTTCCGCGCCGTGCTCGCCCTCGGCGGCCGGACCACCCCGCTGGTGGTGACCTGGCACAACCGGGCCCACGCCGAGGGTGCGCGGGCGCATCTGCTGCGGCTGCTGGAGCGGCGTGTGGTGCGCACGGCCGCCGTCGTCCTGGGCACCACCTCCGACCTCGTCGACCGCGCCCGCCGCAACGGAGCCCGGGACGCCCGCCTCGCCGCCGTGGCCCTGCCGGGCCGGCGCCGGCCGGCCGTACCGGACGACCCCGACCGGCTGCCGCCCAAGGTCCGCGCCGAACTCGGCTCCACCGGACGCCCGTTGCTCATCGCCGTCGGCTCCCTCGACGGGCTGCGCGGCTACGACGTCCTGCTCGACGCGGCCCGCACCTGGCGGGACCTCGATCCGGCGCCGCTGGTCGTCATCGCGGGGGAGGGGCCGCTGCGGCCCGAACTGCGGCGGCGCATCGCGGAGGAGGAACTCCCGGTCCGGCTCCTCGGACGCCGCGAGGACGTGCCCGAACTGCTCGCCGCCGCCGACGTGGCGCTCGTGACCAGCAAGTGGGAGTCCCGGTCCGTCCTGGCCCAGGAGGCGCTGTACGCGCGCGTGCCGCTCGTCGCGACCGCCGTCGGCGGCATCCCGGACCTCGTCGGCGACGCCGCCGAACTCGTCCCCTACGGCGACGCGAAGGCGCTCGCCGACACCGTCGTACGCCTCCTCGCCGACCCGGAGCGCCGGGAAACGCTCCGCGAACGGGGCGCCCGCCAGGCGGCGGGGTGGCCGACGGAGGACGAAACGGTCGCCCAAGTACTCAGCGTCTACGACGAACTGACCCAACCCAGGCCACTGGCCTAG
- the recN gene encoding DNA repair protein RecN has product MVFSVLEEMRIRSLGVIDDAVVELSPGFTAVTGETGAGKTMVVTSLGLLLGGRADPALVRIGAGKAVVEGRIAVPADAAAVVRAEEAGAELDDGALLISRTVSAEGRSRAHLGGRSVPVGLLAELADDLVAVHGQTDQQGLLKLSRQRQALDRYAGDTVAGPLDKYTEAYRRLRAVSAELEEITTRARERAQEADLLRYGLDEIAAVEPRAGEDVELAEEAERLGHAEALSSAATAAHAALAGNPEDPEGIDASTLVAGAHRALEAVRSHDPALAALAERIGEVGILLGDVAGELAGYADDLDADPLRLAAVEERRAALTSLTRKYGDDVGAVLAWAEQSAARLTELDGDDDRIGELTAERDALRTELGALAQALTDARTGAAERFAAAVTAELASLAMPHARVSFDIRQTEDPEGVEVGGRTVAYGPSGADEVELLLAPHPGAPPRPIAKGASGGELSRVMLAVEVVFAGTDPVPTYLFDEVDAGVGGKAAVEIGRRLAKLARTAQVVVVTHLPQVAAFADRQLLVEKTDDGSVTRSGVKVLEGEERVRELSRMLAGQEDSETARAHAEELLATARADL; this is encoded by the coding sequence ATGGTCTTCTCCGTGTTGGAGGAGATGCGGATACGGTCGCTCGGGGTCATCGACGACGCCGTGGTCGAGCTGTCGCCCGGGTTCACCGCGGTCACCGGCGAGACGGGCGCGGGCAAGACCATGGTGGTCACCAGCCTGGGCCTGCTGCTCGGTGGCCGGGCGGACCCGGCGCTCGTGCGGATCGGGGCCGGGAAAGCGGTCGTGGAGGGGCGGATCGCCGTGCCCGCCGACGCGGCCGCCGTCGTACGCGCCGAGGAGGCCGGGGCCGAGCTGGACGACGGTGCCCTGCTGATCAGCCGTACCGTTTCCGCGGAGGGCCGCTCACGGGCGCACCTGGGCGGGCGCAGCGTGCCCGTCGGGCTGCTCGCCGAGCTGGCCGACGACCTGGTGGCCGTGCACGGTCAGACCGACCAGCAGGGGCTGCTGAAGCTGTCCCGGCAACGGCAGGCCCTCGACCGGTACGCCGGGGACACCGTCGCCGGGCCGCTCGACAAGTACACCGAGGCCTACCGGCGGCTGCGGGCGGTCTCCGCCGAGCTGGAGGAGATCACCACACGCGCGCGTGAGCGCGCCCAGGAAGCCGACCTGCTGCGCTACGGCCTCGACGAGATCGCCGCCGTGGAACCGCGCGCGGGGGAGGACGTGGAGCTGGCCGAGGAGGCCGAGCGGCTCGGGCACGCCGAGGCGCTGTCGTCCGCCGCCACCGCCGCGCACGCCGCCCTCGCCGGCAACCCCGAGGACCCCGAGGGCATCGACGCCTCGACCCTCGTCGCGGGCGCGCACCGGGCGCTGGAGGCCGTACGGTCCCACGACCCGGCGCTGGCCGCGCTCGCCGAGCGGATCGGGGAGGTCGGCATCCTGCTCGGCGACGTCGCGGGCGAGCTGGCCGGGTACGCCGACGACCTGGACGCCGACCCGCTGCGGCTGGCCGCCGTGGAGGAGCGCCGGGCCGCGCTGACGTCCCTCACCCGCAAGTACGGCGACGACGTGGGCGCCGTACTCGCCTGGGCCGAGCAGAGCGCCGCCCGGCTCACCGAACTGGACGGCGACGACGACCGGATCGGGGAGCTGACCGCTGAACGGGACGCGCTGCGCACCGAACTGGGCGCGCTGGCCCAGGCCCTGACGGACGCCCGGACGGGGGCCGCCGAGCGGTTCGCGGCCGCCGTGACCGCCGAACTGGCCTCGCTGGCGATGCCCCACGCGCGCGTGTCGTTCGACATCCGGCAGACCGAGGACCCCGAGGGCGTCGAGGTCGGCGGCCGGACGGTCGCGTACGGGCCGTCGGGCGCGGACGAGGTCGAGCTGCTGCTCGCCCCGCACCCGGGCGCGCCGCCCCGGCCGATCGCCAAGGGCGCGTCCGGTGGCGAGCTGTCCCGCGTGATGCTGGCCGTGGAGGTCGTGTTCGCGGGCACCGACCCGGTGCCGACGTACCTCTTCGACGAGGTCGACGCCGGCGTCGGCGGCAAGGCCGCGGTCGAGATCGGCCGGCGGCTGGCGAAGCTCGCCCGGACCGCACAGGTCGTCGTGGTCACCCACCTGCCCCAGGTGGCCGCCTTCGCCGACCGGCAGCTGCTGGTCGAGAAGACCGACGACGGCTCCGTCACCCGCTCCGGCGTCAAGGTCCTGGAGGGCGAGGAACGCGTCCGCGAGCTCTCCCGGATGCTGGCCGGCCAGGAGGACTCCGAGACGGCCCGCGCCCACGCGGAGGAACTACTGGCCACAGCCCGGGCGGACCTGTAG
- a CDS encoding NUDIX hydrolase: MTIKDTPEEWEIRATETPFTGNKTSVRTDDVVMPDGSVARRDYQVHPGSVAVLALDEEDRVLLINQYRHPVRHKLWEIPAGLLDVPGENPLHAAQRELYEEAHVKAEDWRVLTDVYTSPGGCDEAVRIFLARDLSEAEGERFQTEHEETDMEYARVPVDEVVRLVLAGELHNTCLVVGVMSFVSARASGGLAELRPALAPWPARPFQE, encoded by the coding sequence ATGACCATCAAGGACACTCCCGAGGAGTGGGAGATCCGGGCGACCGAGACCCCGTTCACCGGGAACAAGACCTCCGTCCGCACGGACGACGTGGTCATGCCCGACGGCTCCGTCGCCCGCCGCGACTACCAGGTCCACCCCGGCTCGGTCGCCGTCCTCGCCCTCGACGAGGAGGACCGGGTCCTGCTCATCAACCAGTACCGCCACCCCGTGCGGCACAAGCTGTGGGAGATCCCGGCCGGCCTGCTCGACGTACCCGGCGAGAACCCGCTGCACGCCGCCCAGCGCGAGCTGTACGAGGAGGCGCACGTCAAGGCGGAGGACTGGAGGGTCCTCACCGACGTGTACACCAGCCCCGGCGGCTGCGACGAGGCCGTACGGATCTTCCTCGCGCGCGACCTGTCCGAGGCCGAGGGGGAGCGGTTCCAGACGGAGCACGAGGAGACCGACATGGAGTACGCGCGCGTGCCGGTCGACGAGGTGGTCCGGCTGGTGCTGGCGGGGGAGCTGCACAATACGTGTCTGGTGGTGGGGGTGATGTCGTTCGTCTCGGCCAGGGCCTCCGGCGGTTTGGCCGAACTGCGGCCGGCGTTGGCTCCTTGGCCGGCTCGGCCGTTCCAGGAGTGA
- a CDS encoding PucR family transcriptional regulator, with protein MESGTESRAGGGFDTQGAGITVRRALELPGLRSGLPEIVAGADRLGRTVRWVHAGEVPNIASLLKGGELLLTTGYGLGTRPAEQRAFVRTLAERGIAALVVELGPRFARLPAALVDTARAAGLPLVQLHREVPFVTVTEEIHTEIVNGHYALLQRAEEVHRRCTEALLGGGGVPQVLGILADFGGNPVFLETADGLLLYAAGSGPEGADPLQVWEGLRGPHKDVPPPAGSVLVDVPGGGPGTAGAVRARLVLLPVCAPLAPVHRLAAERAAGILAVVLMQARQEEELAARGRGDFLTDLAEGRITAEDAPAQARVLGFRPGAGPLLPVVMRLGDSLSPGGGWAVLARAVGEELAAVGVPVLLGVRPVEGRVPVLLGLRAESERSAVADRVAAALRTGVERAGMHRPGSPPPVVVVGVAGGWAAASAGLRHAAETATAAQGLTDRPWYDARRLDTELLLWRLRDHPDLAAFVDRAIGPLREHDHRSKPPLLPTLETYLAHAGRKAETARELHLNRQTLYNRLARIAELLGTDLEDPQTVLALSLALRARRHV; from the coding sequence ATGGAGAGCGGTACGGAGAGCAGAGCGGGCGGTGGGTTCGACACCCAGGGCGCCGGGATCACCGTTCGGCGGGCGCTGGAGCTGCCCGGGCTGCGCAGTGGTCTGCCGGAGATCGTGGCGGGCGCCGACCGGCTCGGGCGGACCGTCCGCTGGGTGCACGCGGGCGAGGTGCCGAACATCGCGTCGCTCCTCAAGGGCGGCGAGCTGCTGCTCACCACCGGCTACGGCCTGGGCACCCGGCCCGCCGAACAGCGGGCGTTCGTCCGCACGCTCGCCGAGCGGGGCATCGCCGCCCTGGTGGTGGAGCTGGGCCCGCGTTTCGCCCGGCTCCCGGCCGCCCTCGTGGACACCGCGCGGGCGGCGGGGCTGCCGCTGGTCCAACTGCACCGCGAGGTGCCGTTCGTGACGGTGACCGAGGAGATCCACACCGAGATCGTCAACGGCCACTACGCGCTGCTCCAGCGGGCGGAGGAGGTCCACCGGCGGTGCACCGAGGCGCTGCTGGGCGGGGGCGGGGTGCCGCAGGTGCTGGGGATCCTGGCCGACTTCGGCGGCAACCCGGTGTTCCTGGAGACGGCGGACGGGCTGCTGCTGTACGCGGCCGGGTCGGGCCCCGAGGGCGCGGATCCGCTGCAGGTCTGGGAGGGGCTGCGAGGCCCGCACAAGGACGTGCCGCCGCCGGCCGGTTCGGTGCTGGTGGACGTGCCGGGCGGCGGTCCGGGGACGGCGGGCGCGGTACGGGCCCGGCTCGTGCTGCTGCCGGTGTGCGCGCCGCTGGCCCCGGTGCACCGGCTCGCCGCCGAGCGGGCCGCGGGCATCCTGGCGGTGGTGCTGATGCAGGCCCGGCAGGAGGAGGAGCTGGCGGCCCGCGGCCGGGGCGACTTCCTCACCGACCTGGCGGAGGGCCGGATCACGGCGGAGGACGCGCCGGCGCAGGCCAGGGTGCTGGGCTTCCGGCCGGGCGCCGGCCCGCTGCTGCCGGTGGTGATGCGGCTCGGCGACTCGCTCTCCCCCGGCGGGGGCTGGGCGGTGCTGGCGCGTGCCGTCGGCGAGGAACTGGCCGCGGTGGGCGTGCCGGTGCTGCTGGGCGTGCGGCCGGTGGAGGGCCGGGTACCGGTGCTGCTCGGGCTGCGCGCGGAGTCGGAGCGCTCCGCGGTCGCGGACCGGGTCGCGGCGGCGCTGCGGACGGGCGTGGAGCGGGCCGGGATGCACCGGCCCGGGTCCCCGCCGCCGGTGGTGGTCGTCGGGGTGGCGGGCGGCTGGGCGGCGGCATCGGCGGGGCTCCGGCACGCCGCGGAGACGGCGACGGCGGCCCAGGGGCTGACCGACCGGCCCTGGTACGACGCGCGGCGCCTGGACACCGAGCTGCTGCTGTGGCGGCTGCGCGACCATCCCGACCTGGCGGCGTTCGTGGACCGCGCGATCGGGCCGCTGCGGGAGCATGACCACCGCTCCAAGCCGCCGCTGCTGCCCACGCTGGAGACGTACCTGGCCCACGCGGGCCGCAAGGCGGAAACGGCCCGCGAGCTGCACCTCAACCGGCAGACCCTCTACAACCGCCTGGCCCGCATCGCCGAACTGCTCGGCACGGACCTGGAAGACCCCCAAACCGTCCTGGCCCTGAGCCTCGCCCTCCGGGCCCGCCGCCACGTCTGA